The following DNA comes from Paraburkholderia phytofirmans PsJN.
CGAGCGGACCGCACTACGTGCATGGGATCGGAGTAAGCGTTGAAGCGCCAACTCTGGTCGACCGCGATAGGACTGCATGGGACGAGAGTAAGCGCTAAAGCACTAACTCTCGTCGACCGCGATGAGACTGCATGGGACCAGAGTAAGCGCTGAAGCGCTAACTCTGGTCGACAAAGGAGCTTCAAATGGCAAAGCAATTGCAAGACGCATACATCGTCGCCGCGAGCCGTACGCCGATCGGCAAGGCGCCGCGCGGGATGTTCAAGAACACGCGCCCCGACGAACTGCTGGTGCACGCGATCAAGTCGGCCGTGGCGCAAGTGCCCGGCCTCGACACCAAGGTGATCGAAGACGCGATCATCGGCTGTGCGATTCCGGAAGCGGAACAAGGGCTGAACGTCGCACGCATGGGCGCGCTGCTGGCCGGCCTGCCGAATAGCGTCGGCGGCGTGACGGTGAACCGCTTCTGCGCGTCCGGCCTGACCGCGCTCGCCATGGCCGCCGACCGCATCCGCGTCGGCGAGTCGGACGCGATGATCGCGGGCGGCTGCGAATCGATGAGCATGGTGCCGATGATGGGCAATAAGCCGTCCATGTCGCCGCATATCTTCGATCGCAATGAAGACGTCGGCATCGCCTACGGCATGGGCCTGACGGCGGAGAAAGTCGCCGAGCGCTGGAAGATCAGCCGCGAAGCGCAGGACGCGTTCTCGGTGGAATCGCACCGCCGCGCCATCGCCGCGCAGCAAGCCGGCGAGTTCAACGACGAAATCGCTGCGTACACAATCACCGAGCGCTTCCCCGATCTCGCCACCGGCGAAGTCCGCGTGAAGACCCGCGAAGTGTCGCTCGACGAAGGCCCGCGCGCGGAAACCTCGCTCGAAGGTCTCGCCAAGCTGCGCGCGGTGTTCGCGAACAAGGGTTCGGTGACCGCGGGCAATAGCTCGCAGACGTCGGACGGCGCGGGCGCGTTGATCGTGGTGTCGGAAAAGATGCTGAAGGAATTCAATCTCACGCCGCTCGCGCGTTTCGTCAGCTTCGCCGTGCGCGGCGTGCCGCCGGAAATCATGGGCATCGGTCCGAAGGAAGCGATTCCGGCCGCGCTGAAGGCCGCCGGCCTGAAGATCGACGACCTCGACTGGATTGAGCTGAACGAAGCGTTTGCCGCGCAATCGCTGGCGGTGATTCAGGACCTCGGCCTCGATCCGGCGAAGATCAACCCGCTCGGCGGCGCAATCGCCCTCGGCCATCCGCTGGGCGCGACGGGCGCGATTCGTGCGTCGACCGTTGTGCATGGCTTGCGCCGCCGTAACTACAAATACGGCATGGTGACGATGTGCGTCGGCACGGGTATGGGCGCGGCGGGCATTATCGAGCGCCTGTGAGCTGGATCACCCCAAGGTTCGCTACGGTCCTCGCGCTTGCGCGTTGAGGGCCGCGGAACGGTTCGCAGGCCACCCGGTTTGCGAACCGTTTTTACATTCTGAGCAGGAGTACGAGGAGATGACGATGGATATTCTGGTCGAGCGCGCCGACGGCGTGCTGACGATTGCCTTCAACCGGCCCGACAAGAAAAACGCGATTACGGCCGCCATGTATCAGACGATGGCCGACGCGCTGGTCGAAGCGCAAGGCGACGCCGCCGTGCGCGCGATCCTGATTCGTGGCAGCGCCGGCATTTTCAGCGCCGGCAACGATCTCGAAGACTTCATGAAGACGCCGCCAATGGGCGAACACGCGCCGGTGTTCCAGTTCCTGCGCGCGATCAGCTCGGCGGAGAAGCCAGTGGTGGCGTCGGTGGCGGGCGCGGCGGTCGGTATCGGCACGACCTTGCTGTTGCATTGCGACCTGGTCTACGCGGCCGATACCGCGAGCTTCTCGCTGCCGTTCACGCAACTCGGATTGTGTCCGGAAGCGGCGTCGAGCTTGCTGTTGCCGCGCGCGGCCGGCTATCAGGCGGCGGCGGAGAAACTGCTGCTCGGCGAAGCGTTCGACGCCGCCGAGGCGCAGCGCATGGGCTTCGTCAATCGCGTGCTGCCTGCCTCCGAAGTCGATGCGTTCGCCGCTTCGCAAGCCGCGAAGCTGGCTGCGTTGCCGGCTTCGTCGTTGCGCGTGACGAAGAGTCTGATGAAGCGCGCGAGCCACCAGGAATTGCAAACGCAGATGTCCGAAGAAGCCGTGCATTTCGGCAAGATGCTGCTCGCGCCCGAAGCGCGCGAGGCGTTCAAGGCATTTTTCGAGAAGCGCAAGCCGGACTTCCGGCAATTCGACTGAGCGGCGTGCGGGGTGCACCAAGTACTTCCGGAGTGCGGGCGCTCTGGCGTCGAAGGAAAATGCACCGCTCGCCACTTCAAGCTTCAAGCTTCAGCGCGTCAGGACGTTCGCGCGCCTGAACGTTCAGACGCGTTGGCGGCTCAAGGCTGCGTCGGCTGCAAGGTATCGTAGTCGACGTAGCTTTTCTCGCGGCAGAAGCTCACCAGCCGCACGCCCGCCTTGCGCGCAATCGTAATCGCCAGCGACGACGGCGCAGAGATCGTGGCGACCATCGGCACGTCGACGCGCGCGGCCTTGCGCACCAGCTCGTAGCTGGCGCGGCTCGACAGAAACACAAAACCCTCTTTGGTATCCACACGGTCGAGCACCAGCTGGCCGATCAGCTTGTCGAGCGCATTGTGGCGGCCGACGTCCTCGAACGCGTAGCGGATCGCGCCTTGGGCGTCGCACCACGCGGCGGCATGCAGGCCGCCGGTTAGCCGCGTCAGCGCCTGATGCTCGGGCAATTCGCGGGCGGCGCGCGCGATCGCGTCCGGCGCGAGGCGTTGCAGAAAGCCGGTATCCTCCACACGCTCCGGCTGCAGATCCAGCAAATCGATACTTTCGATGCCGCACACACCGCAGCCGGTGCGCCCGGCGAGCGCGCGGCGCTTCTCCTTCAGCGCGACGAAGGCCTGTTGCACCACTTGCAACTGCACTTCGGCATGCGGCAATTCGCCGTCATCATGCAGTTCGACCTCGATGTCCTGAATGTCGCTGCCACGCGCCACGATCCCTTCCGAAATCGCGAATCCGACCGCGAACGCTTCCAGATCGCGCGGCGTGCACATCATCACCGCATGCGAAATGCCGTTGAAGACGAGCGCGACCGGCCATTCCTGACCAACGTGGTCGATGACGGTTTCGACCGCCGCGCCGCGATGCCGGTGCACCTGGCGCTCCACTGCGCCCGGTTGCCCGGCTGTTTCCAGTTCGTTCAAGCTAGTTCACTCCTTTTGCGATGCCGCGCGCGAGCGAGCAGTTGATGGCCCGGCGGTTGCCGCCGGCCATGCCGCCGTCGCGCGAATAAGGTTCTAAAATACCCCAAGCTGGGCTTGCGTGTTGCCGCCATCCAAGAGGGACATAGTCATGGGACTCAACGAAGCACCGCTTCTGTTCAACTTCGAGGTCGAGTCTTCGGAGAATTTCACCTACATCCCGATGTCGGTGCGCTTCAATCTCGACCGCTTCGGGCTGCGCATCTCGCTCGATCAATGGCAAACGCTGCCGCTCGAAGACCGCAAGCTGCTGGCGCGTTTCCCGGTCGAGGAAGACGCGGAAATCGAGCCAAATTTCGATCATGCCCTGTTCGAAATGCTGCGCACCCACGCGAACATCGAGCCGGAGTGGTTCACGCCCGAGGAAGCGCCGGCCTGGCGTCGCACGGACAGTGTGCCGGAGGCTATCTCGCATCAGGCGCGCCTCGCCGGTCTTGCCGCGCCGGGCGTCGCCCAGTGGGCCGAACTGGAGCCGTTCAAGCGCTACGTGCTCGCCAAGCTGTCGCGCAAGCCGGAGGCCAATCACGACTTCGTTCCGGCCATGAAGGAGTTCGGCGCGGCCGGCTAGGTATGGCCGATTGGCGCCGCCGCACACGTGACTAGCTAGCGCCGCGAGCAGGCCCGCGCCGAGGCAACATTACCTGCCAGGCGCGACCGCCAGGTTTTTTTCACTCACTACCCTCAATCTGTTCCGAACTCTGCCGTTATCCATGGGTTGGCGCGTAAAGAGACTCGTATCGATGCGGCCCGACGCATCGGCCGCGACCGCGCGCTCCCGCCCGCAGAACGATTGACGTTCGGAACCCATGACTCCTTTTCTATCGAAGCGGCTGCTGATCAATCTGGCGGTCGTCGCCGCGGCGATCGGCGCGAACGCGTTCGTCGCCTATACGCAGATCTGCGGCCAACGCGACGCCGACGCGCGCATGCTGCGTTCGACGAGCGTGCGCCAGCATCTCGACGCTTACCACACGGCGCTCGACGGCGGCCTGGCCGCGCTCGGCCGCTTCGAGGCGTCGGGCGAGCCGGCGCCTGCCAGTGCGGCCGCTGCGATGGCGACGAGGCTCACGGGTCTGGAGCGCGACCTGCGCAATGAACTGGCCGGCGAACCCGCTATGCTCGACGCGCTCGCGAAGCTGAGCGCGGACAGCCACGCGTTGCAACACGACATCGACGACGCGCTGCTCAGGAGCGACGCTGCCGGGCCGGACGCCTCGCGCGCGTGGGCCGCCTCGACCTACACCTATCTCGGGCTCGGCCTGGATCGCGTCGAGGCGGGCCTCGCCTCACTGCGCGGCGCGGAGAATCGCGCGTTGCAGGCGTCGCTCGCGGCGTCGGCGAGCGAATCGCAGCGGGCGATGTTCCTGCTGATCGTGACCATGCTGGGCGGCAGCGTGCTGCTGATCTTCACGTTCGGCGCCCGCGAAAACAGCGCGCGCGAAAAGCTGCGCAGCGTGCGCGCGCTCGGCCGCCACGACGAACGCTTTCGCGGCCTGTTCGACGAGCATCCGGTGCCGATGTATATCTTCGATCGCGAGACGCTGCGCTTTCTCGCCGTCAACGCGGCCGCGATCCAGCAATACGGTTACACCGAAAGCGAATTCCTCGGCATGACGATTCGCGCGATCCGCCCGAACGGCGAAATCTCGCGCCTCGAATCGCACATGCAGCGCAGCGACGCGGGCCAGCACGGCCGCACCATGGCGGGTATCTGGCATCACCGGCGCAAGGACGGCTCGACGATCAACGCCGACATTTCGTATCACGCGCTGAACTTCATGGGCCGCGCCGCATTCTTCGTGCTCGCCGACGATGTCACCGATCAGATCAACGCCGAAGCCGAAGCACAGCGTTCAAACCAGATGCTCGAAGCGGTGATCGACAACATTCCGCAGCGCATTTTCTGGAAAGACATGGAGTCGCGCTATCTCGGCTGCAACATGGCGTTTGCGCGCGATGCCGGGCTCGCATATCCGGAGCAGGTGGTGGGCAAGAGCGACGCCGACATGCCGTGGCGCGACTTCTCGACGCTGCTGAACGACCACGACAAGGAAGTGGTGAGCACCGGCGTGCCGAAGATGAACTTCGAAGTCGATCTGGTGATCGACGGCGTGCACCGCACCACCGTCACGAGCAAGCTGCCGTTCACCGACGGCGACGGCCGCGTGATCGGCGTGCTCGGTTCCTACACGGACATTACCGAGCGCAAGCGCGCCGATCTTGCGTTGCGCCTGCAAAGCCGCGCGCTCGATGCGAGCGTCAACGCGATTCTGATCACCGCGCCGTCGCCGACTGGCAATCTGATCGAATACGTGAACCCGGCGTTCATGCGCATTACCGGTTACGACGCCACCGAGGTGATCGGCCACGATTGCCGCGTTCTGCAACGCGACGACCGCGAGCAGGAGGGCGTTGCGCTGATCCGTCAGGCGCTGGCGGCGAATCGCGAAGTCAGCGCGGTGGTGCGCAACTATCGCAAGGACGGCGCGCTGTTCTGGAATCAGCTCTTCATCGCGCCGGTGCCGAATCAGGACGGCGTGATCACGCATCACATCGGCGTGATCAACGACGTGACCGATCTGATGCGCTATCAGGAACAGCTCGAATACCAGGCCAACTACGACAGCCTCACGCGCCTGCCGAACCGCAATCTGCTGCGCGATCGCCTGCAGCATGCGTTGATCGTGGCGCAACGGCATCACAAGGGCGTCGCGGTCGTGTTCATGGATCTGGACGGCTTCAAGAACGTCAACGACAGCCTCGGCCACAGCGTCGGCGACCGGCTGCTCGGCGTGGTCGCCGAGCGCCTCGCGCGCTGCACGCGCACGAGCGATACGGTGGCGCGCCACGGCGGCGACGAGTTCGTGATCGTGATGACCGACACCGTCGACGAACAGTCGCTGATCGCGTGGATGGAGCGCGTGCGCGCGTCGATCTCCGAGCCGGTCTGGCTCGACGGCACCGAGCTGTACGTGGGTTGCAGCATGGGCGCGAGCCTGTTCCCGCAAGACGGCGAAGACGCCGAAACCCTGATGAAGAAGGCCGACCTCGCGATGTACCGCGCGAAGGACATGGGCCGCAACACGTTCCAGTTCTATCAGCCGGAGATGAACGCGAGCGCGGGCGCGCGCCTGAATCTCGAACGGCGTCTGCGCCGCGCGTTGCGTGACAACGAGTTCCTGCTGCACTACCAGCCGCAAGTGGATATCGAAAGCGGACAGATCGTCGGCACCGAGGCGCTGGTGCGCTGGCGCGATCCGGAAGTCGGACTGGTGCCGCCGTCGTCGTTCATTCCGGTCGCTGAAGAAAGCGGGCTGATCGGGCCGCTCTCGGAGTGGGTGCTGCGCGAGGCGTGCCGCCAGAACAAGGCCTGGCAGGACGAAGGCTTGCCGCCGGCGCGCGTGTCGGTGAATCTGTCGGCGCGCGTGTTCCAGCAGCGCGACATCGCCAAGCTGGTCATGCAGGTGCTGGCCGAGACCGGTCTCGAGCCGCAATACCTCGAACTCGAATTGACCGAAAGCACCATCATGCGCAACGCCGAAGAAGCGGTGTCGATGCTCAACGAACTGCACGCGCTCGGCATCGGCCTCGCCATCGACGACTTCGGCACCGGCTATTCGAGTCTCAGCTATCTGAAGCGCTTCCCGGTGGATCGGCTGAAGATCGACCGCTCGTTCGTGTCCGACATCGGCGTGTCCGGCGACGACGAGACGATCACCTCGGCGATCATCGCACTCGCGCATTCGCTGAAGTTACAGGTGATCGCCGAAGGCGTGGAGACGTCCGCGCAACTCGACTTCCTGAAAGAGCGCGCGTGCGACGAGATGCAGGGGTTCTACTTCGCGAAACCGTTATCGACGGACGCGATCTCCGAGTTGCTGCAAGGTGGCATAGGGCGCGAACTGGCGACGGTTTGAGCCGCTCGCGTCGCGGCGCTCACTCTGCCGGCGTGCTCAGGAAAACCGGCAGAGCTTCCGCCAGTTCGGAGAACGACTGCAGGACCGGATGCTCCGTCTTGCTGACCAGCCCCGGCAGCATCAGTTGCGTGAAGTGCCAGGCGACCGCCGTGGTCACGTCGGCGGCGTCGAACTGGTTGGCTTCGATCGGCAGCGCGGCCGCCGCGAGTTCGCGTTCGAGTTCGGCATACGCGGCGAACAACTGCGTGCTCACGCGATCGATCCACGGCTCATGTTGCTTGTCCACGGGACGCAGATTGCGTTCGTAGACGATCTGCACGGTCTTCTCGCACGCGGCGAGCGCGAGGCCCGTGAGGCGGGCGGCGCGCAAGGCGGCGTCGGGACGCGTCGGGAAAAGCCGCTGGTTCGGCCCGACGAGCGTGGCCAGGTACTGGAGGATCACCGTCGAGTCCATCACGGTCTGGCCGTTGTCGGCGATCAGCGTGGGCGCCTTGACGACGGGATTGATTCGCGCGAACTGCTCGTAGGTGCTGAACACCGAAATCGACTCGTGCTCGAATTCGAGCTTCAGTAATTTGAGGCAGATGGCGACCCGGCGTACGTAGGGCGAATCCAGCATTCCGATCAGTTTCATCTCACTCCCGTTAGAACATCTATCATGGCGCGCCCGAGCGCTTCGTGGCCGTGCGGCTTCGCTTCCGGCCTGGGTCGAGGCGCATCGAACCGATAGATTAAGCATCTCCGCAGCGCAAAAAAAGCGACAAATAAAGACGATTTACGTCAGAATTTCTTACATGAAACCGATCCCGCCTTTGACCGCGCTGCGCTGCTTCGAGGCCGTCGCCCGTTTGGGCGGCGTGACGCAGGCCGCGCGGGAATTGCATGTCAC
Coding sequences within:
- a CDS encoding enoyl-CoA hydratase, translated to MTMDILVERADGVLTIAFNRPDKKNAITAAMYQTMADALVEAQGDAAVRAILIRGSAGIFSAGNDLEDFMKTPPMGEHAPVFQFLRAISSAEKPVVASVAGAAVGIGTTLLLHCDLVYAADTASFSLPFTQLGLCPEAASSLLLPRAAGYQAAAEKLLLGEAFDAAEAQRMGFVNRVLPASEVDAFAASQAAKLAALPASSLRVTKSLMKRASHQELQTQMSEEAVHFGKMLLAPEAREAFKAFFEKRKPDFRQFD
- a CDS encoding glutathione S-transferase: MKLIGMLDSPYVRRVAICLKLLKLEFEHESISVFSTYEQFARINPVVKAPTLIADNGQTVMDSTVILQYLATLVGPNQRLFPTRPDAALRAARLTGLALAACEKTVQIVYERNLRPVDKQHEPWIDRVSTQLFAAYAELERELAAAALPIEANQFDAADVTTAVAWHFTQLMLPGLVSKTEHPVLQSFSELAEALPVFLSTPAE
- the fdhD gene encoding formate dehydrogenase accessory sulfurtransferase FdhD, with product MNELETAGQPGAVERQVHRHRGAAVETVIDHVGQEWPVALVFNGISHAVMMCTPRDLEAFAVGFAISEGIVARGSDIQDIEVELHDDGELPHAEVQLQVVQQAFVALKEKRRALAGRTGCGVCGIESIDLLDLQPERVEDTGFLQRLAPDAIARAARELPEHQALTRLTGGLHAAAWCDAQGAIRYAFEDVGRHNALDKLIGQLVLDRVDTKEGFVFLSSRASYELVRKAARVDVPMVATISAPSSLAITIARKAGVRLVSFCREKSYVDYDTLQPTQP
- a CDS encoding acetyl-CoA C-acyltransferase, which produces MAKQLQDAYIVAASRTPIGKAPRGMFKNTRPDELLVHAIKSAVAQVPGLDTKVIEDAIIGCAIPEAEQGLNVARMGALLAGLPNSVGGVTVNRFCASGLTALAMAADRIRVGESDAMIAGGCESMSMVPMMGNKPSMSPHIFDRNEDVGIAYGMGLTAEKVAERWKISREAQDAFSVESHRRAIAAQQAGEFNDEIAAYTITERFPDLATGEVRVKTREVSLDEGPRAETSLEGLAKLRAVFANKGSVTAGNSSQTSDGAGALIVVSEKMLKEFNLTPLARFVSFAVRGVPPEIMGIGPKEAIPAALKAAGLKIDDLDWIELNEAFAAQSLAVIQDLGLDPAKINPLGGAIALGHPLGATGAIRASTVVHGLRRRNYKYGMVTMCVGTGMGAAGIIERL
- a CDS encoding nitrate reductase associated protein, with product MGLNEAPLLFNFEVESSENFTYIPMSVRFNLDRFGLRISLDQWQTLPLEDRKLLARFPVEEDAEIEPNFDHALFEMLRTHANIEPEWFTPEEAPAWRRTDSVPEAISHQARLAGLAAPGVAQWAELEPFKRYVLAKLSRKPEANHDFVPAMKEFGAAG
- a CDS encoding sensor domain-containing protein is translated as MTPFLSKRLLINLAVVAAAIGANAFVAYTQICGQRDADARMLRSTSVRQHLDAYHTALDGGLAALGRFEASGEPAPASAAAAMATRLTGLERDLRNELAGEPAMLDALAKLSADSHALQHDIDDALLRSDAAGPDASRAWAASTYTYLGLGLDRVEAGLASLRGAENRALQASLAASASESQRAMFLLIVTMLGGSVLLIFTFGARENSAREKLRSVRALGRHDERFRGLFDEHPVPMYIFDRETLRFLAVNAAAIQQYGYTESEFLGMTIRAIRPNGEISRLESHMQRSDAGQHGRTMAGIWHHRRKDGSTINADISYHALNFMGRAAFFVLADDVTDQINAEAEAQRSNQMLEAVIDNIPQRIFWKDMESRYLGCNMAFARDAGLAYPEQVVGKSDADMPWRDFSTLLNDHDKEVVSTGVPKMNFEVDLVIDGVHRTTVTSKLPFTDGDGRVIGVLGSYTDITERKRADLALRLQSRALDASVNAILITAPSPTGNLIEYVNPAFMRITGYDATEVIGHDCRVLQRDDREQEGVALIRQALAANREVSAVVRNYRKDGALFWNQLFIAPVPNQDGVITHHIGVINDVTDLMRYQEQLEYQANYDSLTRLPNRNLLRDRLQHALIVAQRHHKGVAVVFMDLDGFKNVNDSLGHSVGDRLLGVVAERLARCTRTSDTVARHGGDEFVIVMTDTVDEQSLIAWMERVRASISEPVWLDGTELYVGCSMGASLFPQDGEDAETLMKKADLAMYRAKDMGRNTFQFYQPEMNASAGARLNLERRLRRALRDNEFLLHYQPQVDIESGQIVGTEALVRWRDPEVGLVPPSSFIPVAEESGLIGPLSEWVLREACRQNKAWQDEGLPPARVSVNLSARVFQQRDIAKLVMQVLAETGLEPQYLELELTESTIMRNAEEAVSMLNELHALGIGLAIDDFGTGYSSLSYLKRFPVDRLKIDRSFVSDIGVSGDDETITSAIIALAHSLKLQVIAEGVETSAQLDFLKERACDEMQGFYFAKPLSTDAISELLQGGIGRELATV